In Acidimicrobiia bacterium, the following proteins share a genomic window:
- a CDS encoding response regulator transcription factor has translation MMKQIVVAEDDRAARESVTRALELEGYSVRAVPDGEAALTAVGVEPPDVLVLDLMMPQMDGLTVCRRLRSQGDRTPILIMTARTEVSDRVSGLDAGADDYLPKPFSLDELLARVRALLRRATYTDNGRELQVGDLRIDEAARRVWRGQREVELTKTEFDLLQLLADNAGIVLTHTTIYERIWGYDFGQDSKALPVYIGYLRRKLEAEGEARLVRTVRGVGYVLRAP, from the coding sequence ATGATGAAGCAGATCGTCGTGGCGGAAGACGACAGGGCCGCCCGCGAGTCGGTGACGCGCGCGCTCGAACTCGAGGGCTACTCCGTGCGCGCGGTTCCGGACGGCGAAGCGGCATTGACCGCCGTCGGTGTAGAGCCACCCGACGTGCTGGTCCTCGATCTCATGATGCCTCAGATGGACGGCTTGACCGTCTGTCGGCGACTGCGATCACAAGGCGATCGCACACCGATACTGATCATGACCGCGCGAACCGAGGTGTCGGATCGCGTCTCGGGTTTGGATGCAGGTGCCGACGACTACCTCCCCAAACCCTTCTCGCTCGACGAGCTTCTCGCCCGCGTTCGCGCCTTGCTGCGTCGTGCGACGTACACGGACAACGGTCGCGAGCTCCAGGTTGGCGACCTCCGGATCGATGAGGCCGCGCGGCGGGTCTGGCGTGGCCAACGCGAAGTGGAGCTCACGAAGACCGAGTTCGATCTCCTCCAGCTCCTCGCGGACAACGCCGGGATCGTGCTCACACACACCACCATCTACGAGCGCATCTGGGGCTACGACTTTGGCCAAGACTCCAAGGCCCTGCCCGTCTACATCGGCTATCTCCGTCGGAAGCTCGAAGCGGAAGGAGAGGCACGACTCGTGCGCACGGTGCGCGGCGTCGGGTACGTGCTGCGCGCACCATGA
- a CDS encoding HAMP domain-containing sensor histidine kinase, which produces MSLRGRLAIALALLAATSVVAVATTNYLQTSDRLHEDLDAQLQSDARPLLTEADPDGVIGAQLCFSLATNPENGLGGYAARVSAALGNSLQCIDGDGRVTGNTGKVDLPVTAAKQQRKVTRPVMATREYRGESYRTITIPGPGDGTVRISRDLGRTNDLLASIRERSVLIGLAVIALAALGGWLIASRTARPILRLAAAAEEVATTGRLDHPVPATGRGEVGRLARAFTSMLHALDQSSAQQQRLVQDASHELRTPLTSLRTNLDTLRRHTELDPELRDRVLADLDSELQELGALANELVQLTVDTQSEEPEGPVHLDRLAKSAAERAIRRSGRTINVTATPTTVIARPAALSRAVGNLLDNATKFSPDETPIEVKVSSGCVEVRDHGPGIDPHDLPYVFDRFYRAVDARKLPGSGLGLAIARAVIDASGGRIYAENAPGGGAKFTVVLPTTNGAPVRSDTTSTEVPYS; this is translated from the coding sequence ATGAGTCTTCGGGGCCGGCTAGCGATCGCGTTGGCACTGCTCGCGGCCACCTCCGTCGTCGCGGTGGCCACCACCAACTATCTCCAGACCTCCGACCGACTGCACGAGGATCTCGACGCACAGCTCCAGTCCGACGCGCGGCCATTGCTCACCGAGGCCGACCCGGACGGCGTCATCGGGGCGCAGCTGTGCTTCTCGCTCGCCACGAACCCGGAGAACGGTCTGGGCGGTTACGCGGCGAGGGTATCGGCCGCGCTGGGCAACAGCCTCCAATGCATCGACGGCGATGGGCGCGTGACCGGCAACACGGGCAAGGTCGACCTCCCGGTCACGGCGGCCAAGCAGCAACGCAAGGTGACCAGGCCGGTCATGGCCACGCGGGAGTACCGCGGCGAGAGCTACCGGACGATCACCATCCCTGGTCCGGGTGACGGCACCGTCCGCATCTCCCGCGACCTCGGGAGGACGAACGACCTGCTCGCCTCGATCCGCGAGCGTTCCGTGCTCATCGGTCTCGCGGTCATCGCACTCGCCGCGCTCGGCGGGTGGCTCATCGCGTCGAGAACCGCGCGGCCCATCTTGCGTCTCGCGGCTGCCGCCGAGGAGGTTGCGACCACGGGACGGCTCGACCACCCGGTCCCCGCAACCGGTCGCGGGGAGGTGGGACGCCTCGCGCGCGCCTTCACGTCTATGTTGCACGCGCTGGACCAGTCGAGTGCGCAGCAGCAGCGCCTCGTCCAGGACGCCAGCCACGAGCTGCGCACGCCGCTCACGAGCCTGCGCACAAACCTCGACACGCTGCGCCGGCACACGGAGCTCGACCCCGAGCTCCGCGACCGGGTGCTGGCCGATCTCGACAGTGAGCTCCAGGAGCTCGGAGCGCTCGCCAACGAGCTCGTGCAGCTCACCGTGGACACACAGTCCGAGGAACCCGAAGGGCCCGTTCACTTGGACCGGTTGGCGAAGAGTGCCGCCGAGCGAGCGATCCGACGCAGCGGGCGCACCATCAACGTCACGGCGACGCCCACCACGGTGATCGCGAGACCCGCCGCACTCTCGCGTGCCGTCGGCAACCTGCTCGACAACGCAACGAAGTTCAGCCCGGACGAGACGCCCATCGAGGTCAAGGTCTCCTCGGGCTGCGTCGAGGTGCGGGACCACGGCCCGGGCATCGATCCCCATGACCTTCCGTACGTCTTCGACCGCTTCTACCGCGCCGTCGACGCCAGGAAGCTTCCCGGGTCCGGTCTCGGACTCGCCATCGCCCGCGCGGTGATCGACGCGAGCGGCGGAAGGATCTACGCCGAGAACGCACCCGGCGGCGGCGCCAAGTTCACCGTCGTGCTCCCGACGACCAACGGTGCACCCGTTAGATCAGATACGACCTCGACGGAAGTGCCCTACTCCTAA